In Paralcaligenes sp. KSB-10, the following are encoded in one genomic region:
- a CDS encoding glycosyltransferase family 4 protein, protein MRIVFLVSSMHAGGAERVAATLANAWSARGESVVLVPTYTGKGSCFYPISPEVELLWLADRIGAAANPALAGLKKLRALRRLVREKKPDLIVSFLTNVNVMALLATRGLGVPVIVCERTNPAFSSNVGAVLRLLRKWTYPWASLVTVQAEASAEPFKHMVPGIRRLAVIPNPLPPELFDTRLAACVPDARGRYRLMAMGRLVPAKQFGALIQAFSTLAARHANWDLSIWGDGPLRGALTQQIEAAGMSSRIALPGRTETPWQELAQAHAFALTSRVEGFPNVLLEAMALGLPCLAVDCPSGPREMTRNGEDGMLVPLGDQAALTRGLDRLLGDSVLRRSLADRAAVSVRKRYSLSSVLMAWDDLMAQAETSHMKGNNA, encoded by the coding sequence ATGAGAATCGTCTTTCTGGTCAGCTCCATGCATGCCGGCGGTGCTGAGCGGGTGGCGGCTACTCTGGCCAACGCCTGGTCGGCGCGCGGCGAGTCCGTGGTCCTGGTGCCAACCTATACCGGAAAAGGCTCCTGTTTTTACCCAATTTCGCCGGAGGTCGAGTTGCTGTGGCTGGCCGACCGCATCGGCGCGGCCGCCAACCCGGCGCTGGCGGGGCTGAAAAAGTTGCGCGCCTTGCGGCGCCTGGTCCGGGAAAAAAAACCCGACCTGATCGTATCGTTTCTGACCAATGTGAATGTCATGGCCCTGCTGGCGACTCGCGGCCTGGGGGTTCCCGTGATCGTCTGCGAGCGCACCAACCCCGCGTTCAGCAGCAATGTGGGCGCGGTGCTGCGCCTTCTGCGCAAGTGGACGTACCCTTGGGCGAGTCTTGTGACTGTGCAGGCCGAGGCCAGCGCGGAGCCGTTCAAACACATGGTGCCGGGCATTCGCCGCCTGGCTGTCATACCCAACCCCCTGCCTCCCGAGTTGTTCGACACGCGTCTGGCCGCCTGTGTGCCCGATGCGCGCGGCCGCTATCGCTTGATGGCCATGGGGCGCCTGGTGCCCGCCAAGCAGTTCGGCGCTTTGATCCAGGCATTTTCCACCTTGGCGGCGCGTCATGCCAACTGGGACTTGTCCATCTGGGGCGATGGGCCATTGCGCGGCGCGCTGACCCAGCAGATCGAGGCCGCCGGCATGTCGTCGCGCATTGCCTTGCCGGGCCGCACGGAGACCCCGTGGCAAGAGCTTGCGCAGGCCCACGCCTTTGCGCTGACCTCCAGGGTCGAAGGGTTTCCCAATGTGCTGCTCGAAGCCATGGCGCTCGGCTTGCCGTGCCTTGCCGTGGATTGCCCAAGCGGGCCGCGCGAAATGACGCGCAACGGAGAAGACGGAATGCTTGTTCCTTTAGGCGATCAGGCCGCTCTGACGCGCGGCCTGGATCGTTTGCTGGGCGATTCCGTGCTGCGCCGCTCGCTGGCCGATCGCGCCGCTGTCTCGGTGCGCAAGCGCTACTCGCTATCGTCTGTGCTGATGGCCTGGGATGATTTGATGGCGCAAGCCGAAACTTCACACATGAAAGGGAACAATGCATGA